Part of the Rhinolophus sinicus isolate RSC01 linkage group LG14, ASM3656204v1, whole genome shotgun sequence genome is shown below.
ttaaaattttgatctgAGGCACCCTCATtctcaaaaacacaatgaggAAAAATACGGGCTTAGAGCTTCCATGTAGCCAAAAAAAAGTCTAGATACCTTATTTATAAGGACTTGTAAGCTGACCATTCTCAGGATACCAAGTTTTTCCAGTCGTGGTAAAGGATTTGTGCTAACTGACCTCTTCTTTCGTTGTAGGACTTATCAGCATACACTGGGCAAAGCTGCTAGCTGGAGTTACTGACCAGCGTAGTACGCAAACATGGAAGAATTTCTCCCTCTGGCCTGCTAACCAGCTTGCTCAAGTTTTGAAACAGTGACCCTGGTCCATTAGCACCATTCTTTACTCAACTGAAACAATTAATCAAACTGCAGTTGCTGtggggggagggacagagagggggTGAGAGGGAGATTGAGAGCAATTATATACATCAGTAAGATACCATGATATGCCGTGAAAATGTGCCTGTTAATATATTATGTCTGAGGCTTGAAAAACCATTGATCATTAAATAAAACTGCATCAAATTCTTAGTTTTGAACACCTGCAAATGTAGAGCTTTCTGATATGACCCAAATTTAAACACGAATTGAAGTTCACTGAACATTAGATGATCAGTAAGCTAGAAGAAACAAATTACATACATTTGTAGGTAgtaacctacaaaaaaaaaagtggagcgtaggtaaaaattaagtgaaattatttataattgtttccAGTTTCACCTTTCTCTTGGGAGAGCCTAAAACCAGGTCTCTGGGAAGCCAACTTCATCCATGTAAGAAACGGCATCTGCTATCGTATCACTGTCTCTTTCCCTCAAAGGTAGACAGGTCAGAGATCTCTGAGACATTCATTTCCAGGTACAATGGTTTTTGAGACATTTACTCCACTGACGTATTGTACAAGAAGTCTACAAATCACGGCTAGGAAAAAGGCACTTCAATGTGAAAGTTAGATTTAATTGCATGAAAGGCAAGAAGACTAGGATAGACTCCAAAGTCTGTATTCACTTTTGTATTTCGGAATACAGAGCAGATGCCCGTTAATGGAATATAGCCAACAACTCGACAGACAAACCAAACAGCAACATCAACTATATTCCCAGCAAAACAGCAATGTATGACACTTCTCCAGAAACCAACCGACTTCCAAgttcaaaagtaaaaacaaaaacaaaaaaaataaccagCAGTTGCTCCTTTAGAGCTCAAGACATTGTTTTCTATAGAACATCACGTCTACAGTTTGGCTCCCTGTTTCAGAGCACGAATTGCTTTTCAGATGAAAAACCTGGGGTGGCAGaggtgtgtctctgtgtgtttggGGAGAACGCAGGCTGGAAAAGTACTGGGGAGGAACAAGAGGTTCATTTCTCTGGTCAGACAACCAAGTGAGGAGGTAGTTATTCTGAGAACTTCTTAAGAGAGAATATTGTACTGATCTACTGAGAGTTGGGGAAGTAGTGGGCACTTCTTTGTGAGACTGAAGATAACGACAGGAAAACTTCTCCTCCAGGAAGTCAGGACCAGGGTGTCAGTGCAGCTGAAATGAAGACAGAATTTCTGTGTAAATGTCACCTAGagaatgtaagaaaaacaaagtgaagaaATCAACACGAATGATAAGACGTTCAGTTCCAAAGTTGTCCTACCTTGACAGTGGCTCTTTTCTGATGCTAGAACTTTAAAAGTATCTATAAGAAAAGAACACACCCTGTCATTATCATCTAGCTTCGACATAGTGATTCTTCAAACTCCTGGTCAGCGTCAGTAACATGATATACACACATGTCACAAACATTGTCttctaatttataatattaaaaatgtaacaatgtctgtaaaataattaaatgttttaaaagcagtTTAGACCTCTCAGTACTCTCACAAAAAGGGCTCCATAAGGAAAGTATTTTAGTTAAGTGAGCAGAAATTCTCAGTTAAGTCACAATAGAGAAAACGTAACAGCAACTCTGCTCCAGACTGCCTGACGctaaataatacaatttataatCATGTCAAGAGAGCACATGCTCACCTGTTACATCACCACACACGGCAACCCCATGCAACCTTGGGTGCCATCATCACTGCTGTTGAGTTTTTTCATTCGGTACTGACGTATTTCTCTTACCAGTGTGTAAAAGGCATCTTCGACACcctacaaaacaaagaaaatgataaagacaGCGTAACAGACACAATACAAATTGCAAGCGCCCTCTCATTTGGACTTCTTTATGTggatttaaaatttccattattattgGCTGATAAAATAGGGTGGTCTAGAAAGATGACACTAAATTTAGCATGCTTATGGAATCACGTTAACATACAAATGgcacattttggggggaaaaaacacaattCAAGCAAAGGAAAATTGTTAATGTGGGACAAACGAAACTACCAGATCTAAAGAGTTCACCCAGAAGAACTTAAGCCCTAAACAGTGGCTGGTGTTGATGAAGAAAGGACAAATGCTTATAAGTATCTTTCATCAAGGGTGTTCATTTCAGTAATGCTTGTGCATATTAATGAGGGAGTAAAATGCCACACCAGAACATTAACAAGTTCATTTCAGGTTTACACTGAAGATTAAGAAACTAAGAAACTAGAACACCATTAAAAATCCGTAACAACAAAGAATTTGGATCACATCTCTAGCAAAAAGTCAACCTGCCAAACTATTCTGCCTTAAACAAAGCCTTGCCAGATGCTGAAAGCTGCAGTATACCTGTCTGGTCTTGGCTGAGGTTTCGATGAATGGAATCCCGTAACTCTTGGCCAGTTCGTGGGCTTGTTTCGTGTCCACTGTCCTTGTTGGCAAATCACACTTGTTTCCTACTAGCACCATAGGTACGTCATCTGAGTCCTTCACTCGCTTAATCTGTTCCCTAAAATAAGCAGTATGTTGTAACAGAAGCTTTTGGGAAGGAATACACAGCTAGAGCAAAAAAGGAATGTAACAAACTTTATCTAGCCGTTAGCTTCTAGTAGTTTCACTCTCCACCCCGCCGCCCCCCACTACTTATAAAAGACCTTGTATAATGAGGAGACTGGTTTATTCACCTCCGAGTGGAAACACGTAGCTAGTCCATCGTGACACATGGCCCTATTAGACTCCTTGATTCTTCCATAGAGCTTGGCTCTGGATTTAATTGGCAACTCTAAATCTCACTGTAGATTAAGGTCCAAAGTACAAAAAGTTCACTGCCTCTAAGTAACTTTCTGAAGTTCCCTTGAGAGTGACGGTATTTAATGGAAGATGATCTATGCATTTCTCTAGATGAGTGGTGTCCAAAAGCTTCCAACAAAATTATAACTGGAAGTCCAAGATATAAAGTAGAAAACACCAGAATTGCTCTTATTAAAGGGGATCTAAAGGATCTGGAAGTCCCAACTGAGAGCACACCCTCAGTGACATGCAAGACATATTACAGAGTTTGGAAATTATTGCtctactctctttttttttccaagtcaagctgttgtcctttcaatcttagttgtggcaggtgccgttcagcttcaagttgttgtcctttcagtcttagttgtggagggcgcagctcagctccaggtccagttgctgttgctagttgcagggggcgctgcccaccatcccctgcaggactcaaggaattgaaccggcaaccttgtggttgagaggacacgctccaaccaactgagccatccgggaagcagctcagctcaaggtgccgtgctcaatcttagttgcagggggcggagcccaccattgCTTGAGGGACGTGAGGAGTTGAAcgggcagccttgtggttgagggcccactggcccatgtgggaatcgagccagaagccttgggagttaggagcatggagctccaaccgcctgagccactgggccggcccccactCTACTCTCTTGACCAACACCGTCCAACAGAACATTTCCCCATGGTGGCAATGTTCTATATCTGCGATGTCCAACTATACCCACTTGTCACATGTAGCTATTGAGAAGTCGGTGGCTAATGTGGCCAAGAAACGGATTTTTCAATTGTATTTCATTCTCATTAACTGAAAATAACTACATATCGGTTGTGGCTACCATGCCGCAGAGCACGGCTTTAGACTCTACCCTTGGATTCCATGCAAAGTCATGTATCAAAACTGTATTACACTGGCTGGCTGCAGAATTGAGCTTCGGGGGTGACGACAGTGGCCTGTGTTAAGCGATAATATAAGACAGTCTAAGAGAAAAAATGACTTCCAGAAACTCAGCAAATATGGATTAAGTGCTTGGCAAGTGCTGGGCATTTTATTAAGTACTGCTATCACTtccagaaaggaaatggaaagtagaGTAAGTTTAGGAGAAAAACCACCCTATTCAGTTTTGGACTATTAATAGTTCGTTTCTGTGAGCAGACATTTCACGTGGATGGGGCATAAGCCAGGACTCAAGGCCGCAGGCAGAACACCTGCATAAGCTTTACTATGTGataggcactgttctgagtaatTTACAGACGgtgctgaaaaaatgtatacacattttaagaaaggaaaaaactgtattaaaattgtaatacaacgAATGACGCTAGcgttcatttgattaatgccatcttttgagcaaacatcatactacgCATTGCTACGTAATtgaattcaactttgaaaagtaatacgtagataacatctcttaaaatgtgcacatttttttggtaccctggTATTTATTCACTCGTTTAATTTTCACGACTCTTGGCAGGTACTATTATCTCCAtgttatagataaggaaactgaatatTAACTTTCAGTAATAAGCCCCGATCCACAATATCCAACAACCGAAAACCAActgtttataattataaaagctCTAGCTTTCCTAATGTGGTATCCTCAGCCCACTACAAAGCTTCAGAACACACAGCTCATCCTTCCAGAAAAGGTAATGCTCCTCGTACCTGTAGAGGTTAATATCTGCAAATGACTTGCTGTTATTGATGGCGAATACACAGAGGAAGCCCTCGCCTGTCCTCATGTACTGGTCTCTCATGGCACTGTACTCCTCCTGACCGGCTGTATCCAGTATGTCCAACAGGCAGGTTTCACCATCTATAACCACCTGTTTTCGGTAAGAGTCCTGGAGGTGTGGAGGGGGGGTCGGGGAGAGAGGGAGATTCCATTTTTATGCAATGCTATTGCCAAGGTTAAATAAGCTCCTACCCAAgtccatttctgtctctctggttCATCCCTCAACCTGCTAATATATAACCACAAACAGAAAGTGCTTAATGTCTCCTTAGGAAAAAGAGCCCCCAATCCTATATGCCTGCAGGAAGGAAAATGTGGACACTCTGTTCCTGGAAAAGACGCAAAAAATGTGGTAATTCAAAAGACAGCTCTGTTGCAGTCAGACTGGAGATTAGGTTCACAATGTATTTAACTGAACTTTTCTTATTTGAGTTGTTTACTGTACATTTAGCATTCTAAACGTACCTCCACCAATTATAACCTGGCCTTGGTTACAGGGTCGCCTGTGTTTATGACTAAACAcacaaatgctttttatttcagaCAAGGttataatatcaaaatattttgctCATCATGAAACACTGTACTTTTGGGAAACATTCCTCAAATTCCTAAAGATTCCAAATAAGGTATAGTTAATAATTCCTCAGACATACATAgatcataaagaaaaacaaactttcaaatTTGGctcaaaagcaaaagttttaCTTGTATTTTAATACTTATGTTCTGGAAATTCAGGTCAAAGAAAATAACCTCATcatacttagtaaatatttgactCCAGAAACAGAATTTGACCTATTTTCCCAGCCCTCTGCAACTCACTTCATTGTAGGACTGTAATATACTTTCAAATTAACACAGAATTCACACCACCAAAACTTCTTAGAGCACGAAATATGGTCATGTGTATGACTGTTCTGAggtgagcaaaataaaaatcataaagataGGTTTTAGGCAAACTAATTTATAACAGAAGTCAGAGAAGTGGTTATTTCCTGGCAGGTGAGGGAGTTTACTGACTGCAAAGGGCACACGAGAACTCTCGGGGGCACTGGAAATAGTATATTTTGATCTGAGTGGTGGTTAcgtaaatgtatacaaatttaaaaagtcactgaGCTGTAGATATAAGATTTAcgtattttactgtatgtaaattaccCCACaataaaactctaaaaaatattaaaaggttcTATTAATACTAAAACTGTTAAGCCTAAAAC
Proteins encoded:
- the NRAS gene encoding GTPase NRas; amino-acid sequence: MTEYKLVVVGAGGVGKSALTIQLIQNHFVDEYDPTIEDSYRKQVVIDGETCLLDILDTAGQEEYSAMRDQYMRTGEGFLCVFAINNSKSFADINLYREQIKRVKDSDDVPMVLVGNKCDLPTRTVDTKQAHELAKSYGIPFIETSAKTRQGVEDAFYTLVREIRQYRMKKLNSSDDGTQGCMGLPCVVM